In the Nocardioides panaciterrulae genome, CTCGTCGTGGGCCAGGGAGCCCGGGGTCGCGGCCAGCGCGAAGCCGTCCCCGATCTCGACGCCCTTGATGGCCTGGATGCCCATCAGGGCGCCGGCCAGCCGCGAGTCCAGGCGCCGGTCCCAGTGGACGTGGGACCCCAGCCCCGGGGGCAGGCCCTCCACGATCACCTCGACCACGCCGCCGAGGGTGTCGCCGTCCTTGTGGGCCTCGTCGATGCGGGCCGTCATCGCGGCGCTCGCCTCGGGGTCCAGGCAGCGCACCGGGTCGGCATCGAGCCGGGCCACGTCGCCCGGGCCCGGGATGCTGCCGGCCGGCGCCCGCACGCCGCCGAGCTCCACCACGTGGGAGACCACGTGCGCGCCCACGCTCTGCTCGAGGAAGTTCGACGCGACCCGGCCCAGCGCGACCCGGGCGGCGGTCTCGCGGGCCGAGGCCCGCTCGAGGACCGGCCTGGCCTCGTCGAAGTCGTACTTCTGCATGCCGACGAGGTCGGCGTGTCCGGGCCGCGGCCGGGTCAGCGGGGCGTTGCGCGCCAGCGCCTCAAGCTCCACCGGGTCGACGGGGTCGGCCGACATCACCTTGTCCCACTTGGGCCACTCGGTGTTGCCGACCTCGATCGCGACCGGGCCGCCGAGGGTGCGGCCGTGGCGGACGCCGCCGACGATCGTGACCTCGTCCTGCTCGAACTTCATCCGGGCCCCGCGCCCGTAGCCCAGGCGGCGGCGCGCCAGCGAGTCGGCGATGTCGGAGGTCGTGACCGTCACGTGGGCGGGGAGACCCTCGAGGATCGCGACCAGGGACGGTCCGTGGGACTCCCCCGCGGTGAGCCAGCGCAGCATGGCGTCAGTGTTTCACGAGCGCATCGCCGCGGATTCAGGCCGCCCCACCGGCGAGATGGGACCACAGGCCGGCCCCGGCGGCGAGCCCGACCAGGGCGCCCAGCAGCATCGCCGGACCGAACGGGAGCGCGGTGCGCAACAGCCGGCGGTCCCGGCGCCACAGCGCCACCAGCAGGCCGGGGACCCCGAAGACCAGGAACGCGGCGTAGGTCCCGACGGCGAGCTCGGCCCACCCGAACCACGCCAGCTCCAGGCCCAGCAGCGCGGCGAGCCGGACGTCGCCGAAGCCGAGCCCGGCCGAGTCGACCCACCACAGCACCCAGAAGACGGACCGGGCGGCCACCATCCCGACCAGCGCCCGCACCAGCGCGTGACCGTCCCCGGTGACCGCCGCGCACGCACCGACGAGCGCGATCGCCAGCCAGGTCATCGGCAGCACGACGACCTTCGGCAACAGCCGGGTGCGCAGGTCGACATACCCCAGCAGCACCGCGACGGGCACCGTCGGGAGCAGGAACAGCAGCGGCCAGGACCAGCCCACGCTGGCCACGACCACCACGGCCGCGGCCGCCGACAGGCCAGCGGTGCGCCACCGCAGGCCGGCGCGCGCGGCGACCGCCGAGAACGCCGGCGTCGGAGCCGGCGGCGGACCGGGTTCCGCATCGGGCGGCGGACCGGGCGGATCCGGCGCCGCGCCCGACGACGGTGCGGGGAGCCGGCGGATCAGGGTCGGTACGCCGAGCCCGGCCAGGCCGCACACCAGGCCGCACACCGGGGCCGCGACGAGCGCGGCCGTGGGGACGGCACTCACAACGAGGCCTGGCGCCGGGCCAGCGCCTCGGCACCCGCCCCGCGCATCGCCTCCAGCGGCGCGGCCACCCCGGTGAACAGCTCGAACTGCAGCGCCGCCTGGTGCGCCAGCAGGTCCAGCCCGGTGACCAGGACCCCCGAGCTCGCGGTGGCCAGCGGCGTGGGCCAGGGGTCGTAGAGCACCTCGAAGATCACGGGGGCGTCCGCGCAGCGAGCCACCAGCCGCGGCTCCTGGGCCACCGCCGGGATCGTCGAGACCACGACCTCGCCCCGGACCGGACCGTCGGCCAGCGCTGCGACCTCGACGTGGACGCCG is a window encoding:
- the aroC gene encoding chorismate synthase, with the translated sequence MLRWLTAGESHGPSLVAILEGLPAHVTVTTSDIADSLARRRLGYGRGARMKFEQDEVTIVGGVRHGRTLGGPVAIEVGNTEWPKWDKVMSADPVDPVELEALARNAPLTRPRPGHADLVGMQKYDFDEARPVLERASARETAARVALGRVASNFLEQSVGAHVVSHVVELGGVRAPAGSIPGPGDVARLDADPVRCLDPEASAAMTARIDEAHKDGDTLGGVVEVIVEGLPPGLGSHVHWDRRLDSRLAGALMGIQAIKGVEIGDGFALAATPGSLAHDEMVPTSEGIRRTGGRSGGTEGGMTTGDLLRVRAAMKPIATVPRALRTVDLATGEEAVAHHQRSDVCAVPAAGIVAEAMVALVVADAVLEKFGGDSVRETRRNAQSYLDTLRFR
- a CDS encoding prepilin peptidase; protein product: MSAVPTAALVAAPVCGLVCGLAGLGVPTLIRRLPAPSSGAAPDPPGPPPDAEPGPPPAPTPAFSAVAARAGLRWRTAGLSAAAAVVVVASVGWSWPLLFLLPTVPVAVLLGYVDLRTRLLPKVVVLPMTWLAIALVGACAAVTGDGHALVRALVGMVAARSVFWVLWWVDSAGLGFGDVRLAALLGLELAWFGWAELAVGTYAAFLVFGVPGLLVALWRRDRRLLRTALPFGPAMLLGALVGLAAGAGLWSHLAGGAA